In Streptomyces ambofaciens ATCC 23877, a single genomic region encodes these proteins:
- a CDS encoding type I polyketide synthase: MRAQRERDSEPIAIVSMACRFPGGVRTPEQLWHLVTEGRDAVGPFPADRGWDLDALLDPDPERPGGSYGHEGGFLHEAAEFDAGLFEISPREAVAMDPQQRLLLETSWEVFERAGIDPKSVRGARVGVFAATNGQDYATALAADPEAADGYLATGAVASVLSGRISYVFGLEGPALTVDTACSASLVALHLAVQSLRRGECTMALAGGVTVMATPAAFVEFSRQRGLAADGRCKAFGDGADGTGWGEGVGVLLVERLSDAVRNGHEVLAVVRGSAVNQDGASNGLTAPNGPSQQRVIRDALASAGLAPSDVDLVEAHGTGTRLGDPIEAQALLAAYGRNRAAGHPLWLGSVKSNIAHTQAAAGVAGVIKTVMALRHGVLPRTLHADEPTRQVDWSTGAVRLLTENRPWPGPGRTRRAAVSSFGVSGTNAHTVLEQAPEGDPEAVEGPAAAPPTAAEPPLIPLPLSAGTQRALRRQAVALHAHLAERPETRLADLGHSLATTRASLAARTVVLAAGRDDALRALADLTEGTVPPEAESGTASPGRTAFLFSGQGAQRVGMGRGLYEAFPVFAEALDAVCAQVELPQPLRDVLFGEDAGLLARTAYTQPALFAVEVALFRLVESWGLAPDMLVGHSIGELAAAHLAGVLSLEDACTLVSARARLMDALPQGGAMLAVEAAEDGLELPDGIDVAAVNGPTSVTVSGGADAIDALEERFRARGVRVKRLAVSHAFHSRLMEPMLDEFASVARSLTYRAPTLPVLTTAPGDPATFEYWVGQIVAPVRFADAVRRAHEFGATRFLELGPDRSLSALVPYLVEDATAVPTLGSGPDEAASLLHGIARVHVHGAPVDWAAPLGAAGARRVELPTYPFERQTYWPDVRLSAGDLTSAGLGATGHPLLGAAVSMAAGGGALLTGRLSAATHGWLTDHTILGGVLVPGTAFVELAWQAGEHVGCGTVADLTLTAPLVLPARGGVQIQVSAGAEREDGTRPLEIHSRPDGEEEWTGHAVGLLEAAPAAPAGPAGTVRTWPPEAEPVDLDGFYERATGAGFAYGPVFQGLKAAWRAGDELYAEVELPESAHRDAGRCGLHPALFDAALHLTGLDPDRAGLPFAWQGATLHATGAARARVHLAPVGADAWTLRISDPVGNPVATVESLTLRPATAVGPRHDDSLFLLDWTPVPVPVPVPVPARRGSLALATDGLGAFLAGFSGAAPDVVAWPVADADAEVAVNEVLAGIQAWLADERFAASRLVLITRRAVAAVPGDDVTGLSGAAVGGLVRSAQAEHPDRFVLLDTDSDTASGIDTGAGTDSHSGTDIHTDADLLAVLTGGDEPWLARRGDTLLAPRLARASASGALAVPDTEGWRLTADRASGSLRDLALAPASGATAELAPGEVRVEVRAAGVNFRDVLIALGQYPDPTALMGSEAAGVVVEVGPGVGDLVPGDRVFGLFEGAFGPLAVVDRRMVAAMPREWTFSDAASVPMAFLTSYYALVDLAGLSAGESVLVHAAAGGVGMAAVQVARHLGAEVYGTASPAKWAATGLDPAHLASSRDLGFEQAFARRTEGRGVDVVLNALAGEFVDASARLLAPGGRFVEMGKADLRDPDSFGDRRYRSFDLGEAGPDRLQEMLREILELFRAGRFTLLPARAWDVRQAPEVFRHVASGGHVGKNVLMLPRALDPQGTVLITGGTGTLGSLLARHLVEHRGVRHLVLTSRSGPAAPGARELAERLGALGAQVRVVACDATDREALAGLLAGLPAEHPLTGVVHAAGVADDGVIEALTPERVAGVLRPKVQAALALHELTAGLDLALFTVYASASSAFGSPGQANYAAANAFLEALAQHRRTRGLAATALGWGLWAEESAISGGLGTTGLARATRVGGALSADEGLALFDTAHATGLPYLLPLRFDASVARTLRPVPALLRSLVRAPARRVAGTVTGGSDLAGRLAALPAAEQRRLLTGLVCAEAATVLGHTGADAVAPDRVFKELGFDSLTSVELRNRINAATGLRLPATLLFDHPTPVALAGHLGTALVGEAGSTHRATTGSATDRGEPIAIIGMSCRLPGGVRSPADLWRLVHAAEDAITAFPTDRGWDIDTTDLPYAPLGGFLDDVAGFDAGLFGISPREALAMDPQQRLLLETAWEAFEAAGLDPLAVAGEPIGVFAGAASSYYGLDKALPEDVAGYQLTGGATSVLSGRVAYSFGLEGPAVTVDTACSSSLVAVHLAVQALHNGECDMALAGGVTVMAGFGVFSEFSRLDGLAGDARCKAFAEAADGTGWSEGVGLLLVERLSDAVRRGHEVLAVVRGSAVNQDGASNGLTAPNGPSQERVIRQALANARLEASDVDVVEAHGTGTRLGDPIEAQALLATYGQGRHEDRPLWLGSVKSNIGHTQSAAGVAGVIKMVQALRSGVVPATLHVDEPTSHVDWSAGGIRLAVESRAWPETGRARRAGVSSFGMSGTNAHVIIEQAEPVAAPTPESGVARGTVPLVVSARSAGALSGQADRLRELVSGASGPDLVDVGWSLLSRAGLEHRAVVLAADRQSAVEGLGSVVEGAFAGSVRGVVNGGRGVVFVFPGQGSQWVGMGRELAGWSGVFREALAECEAALEPWVEWSLWEVIERGDEGLLGRVDVVQPVLWAVMVSLARLWRGCGVVPSAVVGHSQGEIAAAVVAGGLSLEDGARVVALRSRAILALAGGGGMVSVAEGRGVVEELVGGFGGRLSVAAVNGPGSTVVSGEPGALEELLGLCGVRGVRARRIPVDYASHSVQVEGVRERILAELAEVAPVSSGVPLYSTVTGAPIDTASMDAGYWFENLRSTVRFEEVTRGLLADGRSVFVECSPHPVLAVGVEETAEAAGVDAVVVGSLRRGEGGEERFLTALAEAWVAGAGVDWSSVVPAGRRVELPAYAFQHERYWLEPAPTTREAAVADTEEAAFWDAVERGDLAELTGTLELESSRELGALLPALSSWRTRRRQDTTIDTWRYRVEWSPLTGLPATSPLTGTWLVVAPLACELTKWATTALRAAGADALEYEVDADHTPDRDTLAARLKETTGPEEPLSGVLSLIATTDVALPGTAVPAGVAATVTLTQALGDAGITAPLWTLTQGAVSTRDEPADRPAQAAVWGVGRVAALEHPDRWGGLIDIPPAPDSAAGDLLTVVLVGGTGEDQVALRDRGMSARRLVRSPQDTDPTQPAPPAWTPTGTVLVTGGTGAVGAEVARWLAGRGAPHLLLVGRRGEKADGALELAEELTALGTTVTLAACDVTDRDALAEVLAAVPTQWPLTAVLHAAGVDGVTALDEVDADHLATVLGAKVTGARLLHELTRERNLERFVVFSSGAAVWGGGGQGAYAAGNAFLDALVRHRRQAGLAGTSVAWGSWAGGGLAASGGGDRLRRLGVVPMAPALAVRALAGAIDRHEDGLVVADLDWDVFGPAFTASRPSPLIAALQADRTPEAADEQSADETSVLLDRLSAAPARQRQQILLDLVRTEAAAVLRYREGQVVEAAQAFKDLGFDSLTAVELRNRLSRTTGLRLPVSLAFNHRTPTGVAAYLGSELGVADHGPSADKTPAEPGEDAIRTALATVPIARLRAEGLVDTLLRLAGDTDEPSTPSTDGDSIDELDADALIDMALNADRDDA, translated from the coding sequence TTGCGCGCACAGCGGGAGCGGGACTCCGAGCCCATCGCCATCGTGTCCATGGCCTGCCGCTTCCCCGGCGGCGTCCGCACCCCGGAACAGCTGTGGCACCTGGTCACCGAGGGCCGCGACGCGGTCGGCCCCTTCCCCGCCGACCGGGGCTGGGACCTGGACGCACTGCTCGACCCCGACCCCGAGCGGCCCGGCGGCAGCTACGGCCACGAGGGCGGATTCCTCCACGAGGCCGCCGAGTTCGACGCCGGGCTCTTCGAGATCTCCCCGCGCGAGGCCGTCGCCATGGACCCACAGCAGCGGCTGCTCCTGGAGACCTCGTGGGAGGTCTTCGAGCGAGCCGGCATCGACCCGAAGTCGGTGCGCGGCGCCCGGGTCGGCGTGTTCGCCGCCACCAACGGCCAGGACTACGCCACCGCGCTCGCCGCCGACCCGGAGGCGGCCGACGGCTATCTCGCCACCGGCGCCGTCGCGAGTGTGCTGTCCGGACGGATCTCGTACGTCTTCGGGCTGGAAGGCCCCGCCCTCACCGTGGACACCGCGTGCTCGGCGTCGCTGGTGGCGCTGCACCTGGCCGTGCAGTCGCTGCGCAGGGGCGAATGCACCATGGCTCTCGCGGGCGGTGTGACGGTCATGGCCACGCCGGCCGCGTTCGTCGAGTTCTCCCGTCAGCGGGGGCTGGCGGCCGACGGCCGGTGCAAGGCCTTCGGCGACGGCGCGGACGGCACCGGCTGGGGCGAGGGCGTCGGGGTGCTGCTGGTGGAGCGGCTCTCGGACGCCGTACGCAACGGCCACGAGGTGCTGGCGGTGGTACGCGGGTCGGCCGTCAACCAGGACGGCGCGTCCAACGGGCTGACCGCGCCGAACGGTCCCTCGCAGCAGCGGGTCATCCGCGACGCGCTGGCCTCGGCGGGCCTGGCGCCCTCCGACGTGGACCTGGTCGAGGCGCACGGCACGGGCACGAGGCTCGGCGACCCGATCGAGGCGCAGGCACTGCTGGCCGCCTACGGCCGGAACCGCGCAGCCGGCCACCCGCTGTGGCTCGGCTCGGTGAAGTCCAACATCGCGCACACGCAGGCCGCCGCCGGTGTCGCCGGCGTCATCAAGACGGTCATGGCGCTGCGGCACGGCGTGCTGCCCCGCACCCTGCACGCCGACGAGCCCACCCGGCAGGTGGACTGGTCGACCGGCGCCGTACGGCTCCTCACCGAGAACCGGCCCTGGCCCGGTCCCGGCCGCACCAGACGCGCCGCCGTCTCCTCGTTCGGGGTGAGCGGCACCAACGCGCACACGGTGCTGGAGCAGGCGCCCGAAGGCGACCCCGAGGCCGTGGAGGGCCCGGCCGCGGCGCCGCCCACCGCCGCCGAACCGCCGCTGATCCCGCTCCCGCTCTCCGCCGGCACCCAGCGCGCTCTGCGCCGGCAGGCGGTGGCACTCCACGCGCACCTGGCCGAGCGGCCCGAGACACGCCTGGCCGACCTCGGCCACTCGCTGGCCACCACCCGCGCGTCGCTGGCCGCGCGGACCGTCGTACTGGCGGCAGGGCGCGACGACGCGCTGCGGGCGCTCGCGGACCTCACCGAGGGCACGGTCCCGCCGGAGGCGGAGTCCGGCACGGCGTCACCCGGGCGCACGGCGTTCCTGTTCTCGGGTCAGGGCGCGCAGCGAGTGGGGATGGGGCGTGGCCTGTACGAGGCCTTCCCCGTGTTCGCCGAAGCGCTCGACGCGGTGTGCGCGCAGGTCGAACTCCCGCAACCCCTGAGGGACGTGCTGTTCGGGGAGGACGCGGGGCTCCTCGCGCGTACCGCGTACACCCAGCCCGCCCTGTTCGCCGTCGAGGTGGCGTTGTTCCGGTTGGTGGAGTCCTGGGGGCTGGCCCCGGACATGCTGGTGGGCCACTCGATCGGTGAACTGGCCGCCGCGCACCTCGCCGGGGTGCTCTCGTTGGAGGACGCGTGCACCCTGGTGTCGGCGCGCGCCCGGCTGATGGACGCGTTGCCGCAGGGCGGCGCGATGCTCGCCGTCGAAGCGGCCGAGGACGGCTTGGAACTGCCCGACGGGATCGACGTGGCGGCGGTCAACGGGCCCACCTCGGTCACCGTTTCCGGGGGCGCCGACGCGATCGATGCCCTGGAGGAGCGGTTCCGGGCACGGGGCGTGCGGGTGAAACGGCTGGCCGTCTCGCACGCGTTCCACTCGCGCCTGATGGAGCCGATGCTCGACGAGTTCGCCTCCGTCGCACGGTCGTTGACGTACCGTGCCCCGACGCTCCCCGTCCTCACCACCGCGCCCGGGGACCCGGCCACTTTCGAGTACTGGGTCGGGCAGATCGTCGCACCCGTCCGTTTCGCGGACGCCGTGCGCCGGGCCCACGAGTTCGGCGCCACCCGCTTCCTCGAACTCGGCCCGGACCGGTCCCTGTCCGCCCTCGTCCCGTACCTCGTCGAGGACGCGACCGCCGTGCCCACCCTGGGCTCCGGCCCGGACGAGGCCGCCTCGCTGCTGCACGGCATCGCGCGGGTCCACGTGCACGGGGCCCCCGTCGACTGGGCGGCTCCGCTCGGCGCGGCGGGAGCCCGGCGCGTGGAACTCCCCACCTACCCGTTCGAACGACAGACGTACTGGCCCGACGTCCGGCTGAGTGCCGGGGACCTGACTTCCGCCGGCCTCGGCGCGACGGGGCACCCGCTGCTGGGCGCCGCCGTGTCGATGGCCGCCGGAGGAGGGGCGCTGCTCACCGGTCGGCTCTCCGCCGCCACGCACGGCTGGCTCACCGACCACACGATCCTCGGCGGTGTCCTCGTCCCGGGCACCGCGTTCGTCGAACTCGCCTGGCAGGCCGGGGAACACGTCGGCTGCGGGACCGTGGCGGACCTCACCCTCACCGCGCCGCTCGTGCTGCCCGCGCGCGGCGGTGTGCAGATCCAGGTCAGCGCCGGAGCCGAGCGCGAGGACGGCACCCGCCCTCTGGAGATCCACTCGCGTCCCGACGGCGAGGAGGAGTGGACCGGCCACGCCGTCGGACTGCTCGAGGCCGCTCCCGCGGCTCCCGCCGGTCCGGCCGGCACCGTGCGGACATGGCCTCCAGAGGCCGAGCCGGTGGACCTCGACGGCTTCTACGAGCGGGCCACCGGGGCCGGTTTCGCGTACGGTCCCGTCTTCCAGGGGCTGAAGGCCGCCTGGCGGGCGGGTGATGAGCTGTACGCCGAAGTGGAGCTGCCCGAGTCCGCCCACCGTGATGCGGGCCGCTGCGGACTGCACCCCGCCCTGTTCGACGCCGCGCTGCACCTCACCGGCCTCGACCCGGACCGGGCCGGGCTGCCCTTCGCCTGGCAGGGCGCCACCCTGCACGCGACCGGTGCCGCACGGGCCCGCGTCCACCTGGCCCCCGTCGGCGCGGACGCCTGGACGCTGCGGATCAGCGACCCCGTGGGTAACCCCGTCGCCACCGTCGAGTCGCTCACCCTGCGGCCCGCGACCGCCGTCGGCCCGCGCCACGACGACTCGCTGTTCCTCCTCGACTGGACGCCCGTGCCCGTGCCCGTGCCCGTGCCCGTGCCGGCCCGGCGGGGTTCGCTCGCCCTGGCCACCGACGGACTCGGCGCGTTCCTGGCCGGGTTCTCCGGTGCCGCACCCGACGTCGTGGCGTGGCCCGTGGCGGACGCGGACGCCGAGGTCGCCGTCAACGAGGTCCTGGCCGGCATCCAGGCGTGGCTGGCCGACGAGCGGTTCGCCGCGTCCCGGCTGGTGCTGATCACCCGCCGTGCCGTGGCCGCGGTACCCGGTGACGACGTCACCGGCCTGTCCGGGGCGGCCGTCGGCGGTCTCGTACGCTCCGCGCAGGCCGAGCACCCCGACCGGTTCGTCCTGCTGGACACCGACTCCGACACCGCCTCCGGCATCGACACCGGTGCCGGCACCGACTCCCACTCCGGCACCGACATCCACACCGACGCCGACCTGCTCGCCGTGCTCACGGGCGGCGACGAACCCTGGCTCGCCCGGCGCGGCGACACCCTGCTCGCCCCCAGGCTGGCCCGCGCCTCGGCGTCCGGCGCACTCGCCGTGCCCGACACGGAGGGCTGGCGACTCACCGCCGACCGCGCCTCCGGCTCCCTCCGCGACCTGGCCCTCGCGCCCGCCTCCGGGGCGACCGCGGAGCTGGCACCGGGCGAGGTACGGGTCGAGGTGCGTGCGGCGGGGGTGAACTTCCGCGATGTGCTCATCGCGCTCGGGCAGTACCCGGACCCCACGGCCCTCATGGGGTCGGAGGCCGCGGGGGTCGTGGTGGAGGTCGGCCCCGGGGTCGGGGACCTCGTACCGGGTGACCGCGTCTTCGGCCTGTTCGAGGGGGCCTTCGGGCCGCTGGCGGTGGTGGACCGGCGGATGGTGGCGGCGATGCCGCGGGAGTGGACCTTCTCGGACGCGGCCTCGGTGCCGATGGCCTTCCTGACGTCCTACTACGCGCTGGTGGACCTCGCGGGGCTGTCCGCCGGTGAGTCGGTGCTGGTCCACGCCGCCGCTGGTGGCGTGGGGATGGCCGCCGTACAGGTCGCACGGCACCTGGGTGCGGAGGTGTACGGGACGGCCTCGCCGGCGAAGTGGGCGGCGACCGGACTGGACCCGGCGCACCTCGCGTCCTCGCGCGACCTGGGCTTCGAGCAGGCCTTCGCGCGGCGCACCGAAGGGCGCGGCGTGGACGTCGTCCTCAACGCGCTGGCCGGCGAGTTCGTCGACGCCTCGGCGCGGCTGCTGGCCCCCGGCGGCCGCTTCGTGGAGATGGGCAAGGCGGACCTGCGCGACCCGGACTCGTTCGGCGACCGCCGCTACCGCTCCTTCGACCTCGGCGAGGCAGGGCCGGACCGGCTGCAGGAGATGCTGCGGGAGATCCTGGAGCTGTTCCGCGCCGGCCGGTTCACCCTGCTGCCCGCGCGGGCGTGGGACGTCCGGCAGGCGCCGGAGGTCTTCCGGCACGTCGCCTCGGGCGGCCACGTCGGCAAGAACGTCCTGATGCTGCCGCGGGCCCTCGACCCGCAGGGCACGGTCCTCATCACCGGTGGCACCGGCACCCTCGGATCGCTGCTGGCCCGGCACCTGGTCGAGCACCGGGGCGTGCGACACCTGGTCCTCACGAGCCGGAGCGGTCCCGCCGCGCCCGGCGCGCGGGAACTGGCGGAGCGACTCGGCGCGCTCGGCGCACAGGTGCGGGTGGTCGCGTGCGACGCCACCGACCGGGAGGCCCTGGCCGGACTGCTGGCCGGCCTCCCCGCCGAGCACCCGCTCACCGGGGTCGTGCACGCGGCCGGTGTCGCCGACGACGGTGTCATCGAAGCGCTGACGCCCGAGCGGGTCGCCGGCGTGCTGCGCCCCAAGGTCCAGGCCGCGCTCGCCCTGCACGAACTGACGGCCGGCCTCGACCTGGCGCTGTTCACCGTCTACGCGTCCGCGTCCTCCGCCTTCGGCTCCCCGGGCCAGGCCAACTACGCCGCCGCCAACGCCTTCCTGGAGGCGCTGGCCCAGCACCGCCGGACCCGGGGGCTCGCCGCGACCGCGCTCGGATGGGGCCTGTGGGCCGAGGAGAGCGCCATCAGCGGCGGCCTCGGCACCACCGGCCTCGCCCGCGCCACCCGCGTCGGCGGCGCGCTCTCCGCCGACGAAGGGCTCGCCCTCTTCGACACCGCCCACGCCACAGGTCTGCCGTACCTGCTCCCGCTGCGCTTCGACGCGTCCGTCGCCCGGACGCTGCGGCCCGTGCCCGCACTCCTGCGCAGCCTGGTACGCGCGCCCGCGCGCCGCGTCGCCGGTACCGTCACCGGCGGTTCGGACCTCGCCGGACGCCTCGCGGCGCTCCCCGCCGCCGAACAGCGCCGCCTGCTCACCGGACTGGTGTGTGCCGAGGCCGCGACCGTCCTCGGGCACACGGGCGCGGACGCGGTCGCCCCGGACCGGGTCTTCAAGGAACTCGGATTCGACTCGCTGACCTCCGTCGAACTGCGCAACCGCATCAACGCGGCTACCGGACTGCGCCTGCCGGCGACGCTGTTGTTCGACCATCCCACCCCGGTCGCGCTCGCCGGCCACCTCGGCACCGCACTGGTCGGCGAGGCCGGGTCGACGCACCGGGCGACCACCGGCTCCGCCACCGACCGGGGCGAGCCGATCGCGATCATCGGCATGTCGTGCCGGCTGCCCGGCGGTGTCCGGTCGCCCGCGGACCTGTGGCGGCTCGTACACGCCGCAGAGGACGCCATCACCGCCTTCCCGACCGACCGCGGCTGGGACATCGACACCACGGACCTGCCGTACGCGCCGCTCGGCGGGTTCCTCGACGACGTGGCAGGCTTCGACGCCGGGCTGTTCGGGATCTCGCCGCGCGAGGCGCTGGCGATGGACCCCCAGCAGCGCCTGCTGCTGGAGACCGCGTGGGAGGCGTTCGAGGCGGCGGGGCTCGACCCCCTGGCGGTCGCCGGTGAGCCGATCGGCGTGTTCGCGGGCGCCGCTTCCTCGTACTACGGCCTCGACAAGGCGCTCCCGGAGGACGTCGCCGGCTACCAGCTCACCGGCGGCGCCACCAGTGTCCTCTCCGGCCGGGTGGCGTACTCGTTCGGCCTGGAAGGGCCCGCGGTGACGGTGGACACGGCGTGTTCGTCGTCGCTGGTGGCGGTGCACCTCGCGGTGCAGGCGCTGCACAACGGCGAGTGCGACATGGCACTGGCCGGCGGAGTGACGGTGATGGCCGGCTTCGGGGTCTTCAGCGAGTTCAGCCGCCTGGACGGACTGGCCGGGGACGCGCGGTGCAAGGCGTTCGCGGAGGCCGCGGACGGTACGGGCTGGTCCGAAGGCGTCGGGTTGCTGCTGGTGGAGCGGTTGTCCGACGCGGTGCGCCGGGGGCATGAGGTGCTGGCGGTGGTGCGGGGGAGTGCCGTCAACCAGGACGGTGCGTCGAACGGTCTGACGGCGCCCAATGGCCCGTCGCAGGAGCGGGTGATCCGGCAGGCGTTGGCCAACGCGCGTCTTGAGGCGTCGGACGTGGATGTGGTGGAGGCGCACGGGACCGGGACCAGGCTGGGCGACCCGATCGAGGCGCAGGCGCTGCTCGCGACGTACGGACAGGGCCGGCATGAGGACCGTCCGTTGTGGCTGGGATCGGTCAAGTCGAACATCGGGCACACGCAGTCGGCCGCGGGGGTGGCGGGCGTCATCAAGATGGTGCAGGCGCTGCGCTCCGGAGTGGTCCCCGCGACCTTGCACGTGGATGAGCCGACATCGCATGTCGACTGGTCGGCCGGCGGAATCCGGCTGGCGGTCGAGTCGCGGGCGTGGCCCGAGACGGGGCGTGCGCGTCGGGCGGGTGTGTCGTCGTTCGGGATGAGCGGCACCAACGCGCACGTGATCATCGAGCAGGCCGAGCCGGTGGCGGCCCCGACGCCGGAGTCCGGGGTGGCTCGCGGGACGGTGCCCTTGGTCGTGTCGGCGCGGTCGGCGGGTGCGCTGTCGGGCCAGGCGGACCGGTTGCGGGAGCTGGTCTCCGGTGCGTCCGGACCCGACCTGGTCGACGTGGGCTGGTCGTTGCTGTCGCGCGCAGGGCTGGAGCACCGCGCGGTGGTGCTGGCCGCCGACCGTCAGAGCGCGGTGGAGGGCTTGGGTTCGGTGGTCGAGGGGGCGTTCGCCGGTTCCGTGCGGGGTGTGGTGAACGGGGGGCGTGGCGTGGTGTTCGTGTTTCCGGGTCAGGGGTCGCAGTGGGTGGGGATGGGGCGGGAGTTGGCTGGGTGGTCGGGGGTGTTCCGGGAGGCGTTGGCGGAGTGTGAGGCGGCGTTGGAGCCGTGGGTGGAGTGGTCGTTGTGGGAGGTGATCGAGCGTGGTGATGAGGGGTTGCTGGGGCGGGTGGATGTGGTGCAGCCGGTGTTGTGGGCGGTGATGGTGTCGTTGGCGCGGTTGTGGCGTGGGTGTGGGGTGGTGCCGTCTGCGGTGGTGGGTCATTCGCAGGGGGAGATCGCTGCGGCGGTGGTGGCGGGTGGTCTGTCGTTGGAGGACGGGGCGCGGGTGGTGGCGTTGCGGAGCCGGGCGATTCTGGCGCTGGCCGGTGGTGGGGGGATGGTGTCGGTTGCTGAGGGCCGGGGTGTGGTGGAGGAGTTGGTGGGTGGGTTCGGGGGGCGGTTGTCGGTGGCGGCGGTGAATGGTCCGGGGTCGACGGTGGTGTCGGGTGAGCCGGGGGCGTTGGAGGAGTTGCTGGGGTTGTGTGGGGTGCGGGGGGTGCGGGCGCGTCGGATTCCGGTGGATTACGCGTCGCATTCGGTGCAGGTGGAGGGGGTGCGGGAGCGGATTCTGGCGGAGTTGGCGGAGGTGGCGCCGGTGTCGTCGGGTGTTCCGTTGTATTCGACGGTGACGGGTGCTCCGATCGATACGGCGTCGATGGACGCGGGGTACTGGTTCGAGAATCTGCGTTCCACGGTGCGGTTCGAGGAGGTGACTCGTGGGCTGCTGGCCGATGGGCGGTCGGTGTTCGTGGAGTGCAGTCCTCATCCGGTGCTGGCGGTGGGTGTGGAGGAGACGGCTGAGGCGGCGGGTGTGGATGCCGTGGTGGTGGGTTCGCTGCGTCGTGGTGAGGGGGGTGAGGAGCGTTTCCTGACGGCCCTGGCCGAGGCGTGGGTGGCGGGTGCCGGGGTCGACTGGTCCTCCGTCGTCCCGGCCGGACGCCGCGTGGAACTGCCGGCCTACGCCTTCCAGCACGAGCGCTACTGGCTGGAGCCCGCGCCGACCACCCGCGAGGCCGCAGTCGCCGACACCGAGGAGGCCGCCTTCTGGGACGCCGTGGAACGCGGCGACCTCGCGGAACTCACCGGCACCCTGGAGCTGGAGTCCTCCCGGGAGCTCGGCGCGCTCCTGCCCGCACTCTCCTCCTGGCGTACCCGACGCCGTCAGGACACGACGATCGACACCTGGCGTTACCGGGTCGAGTGGTCCCCGCTGACCGGACTCCCTGCCACCAGCCCGCTCACCGGTACCTGGCTGGTCGTCGCCCCCCTCGCCTGCGAGCTGACGAAGTGGGCCACCACCGCGCTGCGCGCCGCCGGGGCCGACGCCCTGGAGTACGAAGTCGACGCCGACCACACTCCGGACCGCGACACGCTCGCCGCACGCCTGAAGGAGACCACCGGCCCCGAGGAACCCCTCTCCGGTGTCCTGTCGCTCATCGCCACGACCGACGTCGCGCTACCGGGCACCGCGGTGCCCGCCGGGGTCGCCGCCACCGTGACGCTGACCCAGGCGCTCGGCGACGCGGGCATCACCGCACCCCTGTGGACGCTGACCCAAGGCGCGGTGTCCACCCGCGACGAACCCGCCGACCGCCCCGCCCAGGCAGCGGTCTGGGGTGTCGGCCGGGTCGCCGCGCTCGAACACCCCGACCGCTGGGGCGGACTGATCGACATCCCACCCGCTCCCGACAGCGCCGCCGGTGACTTGCTGACCGTCGTCCTGGTCGGCGGCACCGGCGAGGACCAGGTCGCCCTCCGCGACCGCGGCATGTCCGCCCGCCGGCTCGTCCGCTCACCTCAGGACACCGACCCCACCCAGCCCGCGCCACCTGCCTGGACCCCCACCGGAACGGTGCTGGTCACCGGGGGAACCGGGGCCGTCGGCGCCGAGGTGGCCCGCTGGCTGGCCGGCAGGGGCGCACCCCATCTGCTGCTGGTCGGCCGGCGCGGTGAGAAGGCGGACGGTGCCCTGGAGCTGGCGGAGGAGCTGACCGCACTCGGCACGACGGTCACCCTGGCCGCCTGCGACGTGACCGACCGGGACGCGCTGGCGGAGGTCCTGGCCGCGGTACCGACGCAGTGGCCGCTGACCGCAG